The Leptospira selangorensis genome segment ACTAGAAACTTCAGGGTCCAGAAGACAGGACAATAAAACAAAGAATAGGAACGCGATCTTAAACGCAGCCCGCAGGGTTTTTGCTACGATCGGATTCGAGGCATGTTCCACCAGAGAAATTATCCGAGAAAGCGGCCTTGCCCAAGGCACATTCTATAATTATTATAAAGATAAAGAATCCGTAATGCAGGATATTGCGGATGAATTAGCTGAAGGTATCCGAAGAGGGATCCGAGAGGCCAGAGCAAAGGCGGAAACCCCTTTGGCTTTTTTAAGCGACGCTTATTTTGCGGTCTTTCATGTGATGATGCAGGATAGAATTCATTTGGATCTATTAACCAGGAACAGAGATATTATCCGAGGTTATCTTTTCCAAGGCGGTTCCATGACGTATATCCTGGAAGAATTGGATAGCGACTTAGAAAGAATGGTGTCGAAAGGCGGTTTTCCCGCTCATCCTATCCGGATTACCTCGGTAATGATGGTAGCCGCAGGTTTCGAAGCTATGGTTCTACTTGCAAGAGAAGACGGTTATAATCTTAGAAAATTATCCGATTATTTAGGACTTCTTTTCCAAGGTGGGATCACCAATGTTTCCACGGTGATCCAGGAAGATCGAGAGTTATTGGGGGGATAGGACTTTCTATCCAACTTATTTAAGCCGGGTCAGACTTCTCTTTCAGGTTTTATGAGGGCTATTCGTACTTGTACCCATATGTCTGTCCAAGAAAAGGTCGTTCGGAACCAAATTGCAGGTTTTATTGCTCAAGTAGCTCGTAAAAGAATCTAAATCCGCTGCGACTCCTAAAAATTTGATCACTAAAGCGCAAGTGTCCACGTCGTGCTTTTTATAATATTTTGATTCATCCAGATTAAAAACTGTCTCATCTATAAAGGAGGCCAACATAACCTGTGCGAGTACATAAGAATCCAATTGGGATCCCGTATAACCTTGGTCAGTAAAGTATGCAGTTGCAGTCATATAGTCCCCTATTTTCGCTGCAGCTAATAATTTATCTTTTGCAACATCTCCTTTATAAGTATCAGTTAATCCTAATGTATCCACTGCGATACAATTCGCCATAAGAACTGTAATCAGCATCGTAATATAGATTCGTTTCATTGTTTTCATTTACCTTTATTAATTTAAATTTATTGCTTTCATAAAATCAAGATTCGATCCCAAGATCACAAACCGGCTCTCGTTCATCGGGGCGGTTCTTTTCTATCGTAAATTGGATTTCAAAACCTTTCCGAATCAGTTCAGGATCTTTAGGAGGTTCTCCAATCGGCATTCGTATCGGGTCGGAACCTAAAGTTCGTATTGCTGGAAGTATTTTCATTCGGACTGAATGACCTTGCGGAAGATCGAATTCAGGCTCAGCACCCTCTCTCCTTTGGTCAGCTATATCATTTATAAGAACTTTATATTGGTTTTTACCCGGTAAAAGAGGCATCCAGTATTCACAATCATAAGCGAAGTAATCCCTACGATCTCCATGTAAGAATTGATTTATCTTATAACGGGTTAGAAGATCCTTTTTGTGAATATAACAGTCTTCCGAAGGATTTATTGAACGGAGAATGGGATCTTTTTCAGTATAAGGAAAATAAACATTCGGATCCATCCATTTTAGAACAAAATAATATTGATTTATCTTCGAAAAAAAACGGTTCGGTTCGTAATTTTTACGGTCTTTGAAATTTTTAATTTCAAATTTTAGATAATTCTGATGAAATTCCTGTGGAGTCCATCCCCCTCTATATTCACTTAGACCAACTAAATTAATGCACCCTGAAAGAATGCAAAAACTCAAAATTGTGAGAAATCGATTCAAAAAATTCCTATACATGCATCCCATACAGAGTCCGCCGATTTTAGATCAGTCTTTCTTAATCTCACAGGGTTTAATCGGGTCTAAATTTGGAGTGGGCTCTATTGTTGGGATAATTTCGTATCTATTATTGGCACTCCTCGAATTCTCAAGACGTTCTGCAAAGGTCTGAGGATCCGGATAAGGAATTCCTTTTTCTTTAAAACTTAAACGAATAGAATGATTTGGAGGAAGATCTATTTCGGCCTGTAACTTTCCGGAGAATTGTGTTCTTTCACTACCGAACGAAAATCGGTATAAATTTTTGCCAACATTTGTTGGCATTTTATATTCACACCCTTCCATAAAAACAAAGCGGATATCAGATTTTAGTCGATATGGCAAATTTTCAAATTTCGAATAATAAATCTTCCAATAATCTCCCTTCGGATTTATACTAGATGGCGAGCCCAAGAGTGGATTTGTATCTCCAAAAAAAACAAATAAATGATATAGAAATTGATTTTCACTACCACCAATATTTGTTTCATTTTCTTTTTGTGAAATGAAGTTAAACTTAATATAAGTATTTTGAAAATTATCAATTGTCCTGTGCCAATAATATGTTTCGAACCCGTAACGCATCCCTATACAATTCTCAAGGAAAAGAAATAATATTAATATTTTATACAGTTTAAATCTCATTTTAAAGACTACCACCACAGGCATCATAAGATTTATCCCCCAATGTATAAGCAAGACCCACGCCCGGATACATCAAACCGATTGTACCTGCCGCGGCACTACCCCAATCCTTACTGATTAAATCGTAAGCCAAGCCCACATAACTTAGATATTCTAATCCAGCCACAATACCTACTTGAGTTGACCCCACTGGTGCTACCCCAGTCAATCCTTGAGCCAACCAAGGCATCTGTATAAGGGCGAATCCTCCTACCATAGCAACGGCTTGACCTACAGCCGCATAACAACCTGCAATTCTCGCATTCTTCTCATCCCAATGTATATTATTGAAACTTGATTTAGAATATCCGCCTACTACATAAGCTTGCAAAGTATATGGAGACAATACGGAACCTACCGCAAGAACTCCTACCCCTAACCCAGTATAGACCAAGATAGGCACGAGCGCGCTCACAAGCAGAGCAGTTGCCACTGCAAGCGCGAGAGCAGTGGTCACCAAAGCGGATACGACTGATAATGCGGCCATGGCCACATAAGCGGCTGCTCCAATTGCCGATGCAGCCAATGCTGCGGCCAAAGAAGCAGCTAAAATGCCGGTAACTGCTGCCACAACTGCAAGTGCAGCACCCACAGTAATTGCAGTTGCTGCCACTAAGGTAGCAGCTCCTAAAGCAATAACCCCTGCTCCCAATGCAAGTCCGAGCCCGGTTGCAACAACAGCAACTGCTGCAATAGAGGCAACTGCACCTATCCCTAAGGCAGTCCCTATCACGGCCATCGGATTGATTGCCATTGCAATTCCGAGTCCTGCATCACTCCATCGTTGGGAGCTTACATAAAACGCATTTTGAAAGAAGCTACTTAATGAAATGCTAAAGTTTAAAAACCCGAGCCCGTTTCGGTCAAAAAAACTGCTCAGAATACTGTTCCCGCTTGGATCTGTGTATTTGATCGGATTTCCTTCGGTATACATGTACAGATCCATTCCCATCGGCCTTGTTGTGTCCATGACCGAGTCTGCCTGTAAAAATCTGCCGATCAAAGGATCGTAATATCTTGCCTTGAAGTAATATAGACCTGTTTCTTTATCTTCTTCTTGTCCGTTGTATTTATAACGGAACACATCCGGTCCGGAGGAATCGTTTCTTTGGATCTCACCGTATGGTTTATAAGAAATATGTGATGCTCCTCCCTGGTCCCCTCCTGCGATCCTATTTCCATTTCCATCTGTGGCCATTGTGATGGAACCTAAATGATCCGGATGAAGAAATAAGAATCCACCGACAGGAAGCCCTGCTCCGGAACCTGGTCCTCCAGGTTCATAAGGAGTATTTACATTCGGAGTATTAGAATCGAATTGTGGAGGAAGTAACCAAGGTGGATTTCCATTACCGCCAGGCATCAAAACAGAACAGTTGGAAAAAGAAACGATCAGTATCGGAGAAGTAAATTTTAAGACGGATCTCCAAAGCCCTTCTCTAAAGGATAGAAGTCCGAATCCTAAACCTAATAGGATCGTTATATACAAAAATCCTAAATTAGTTCCTGGAACTAAAAATAGATATTTAATTCCTCGGATCGAATTATCTTTTGCTGCCCAGGCTAAAGTTTTCCACGCAGACCCTATCCGTGAACTTCCTGAAGAAATACTAGCGCCTTGGTAATTTACAAGTACTGCATCCGTTCTGGTCCATTGCGCTACTAGATCTCCTGAATTTCCTCGGAAATACAATGTATGTTGAGGAGATTTTCCCGGAGAGATCGAAACCTCGTACAATCCGCCTAAGCTGATTGTCTTACTGGAATCACTCGATTTTGTTTTTCTTATTCTGGTTCCCGAAAAATCATAATCAAATCGGATATGATCCTGATCTTCCGTTTGGATCTCTCTTAATTTTTGAAAAGGGTCATAACGGAAATTCTCTCCATTTCGGGAGATAATATTTCCGGAACCGTCATAAGAATATTGATAAGAATGGTTTTGTCCTATTACCTTAGTGACCGCATTCTTATGAGAAGGATTTTCGTAAGAATAGGATAAGTTCCCTTTTTGGAGTAATTTCCCGGAATCTGAATATGTATATTCTTCTGTTCCGTAAACTCCTGAAGCCGCAATTAATCTATTGACCGAATCATATTGGAAGTTTTGTGTCCTGGCCGGATTCTTTTTATCTAAAATAGAAAGATAATTTCCGAACTGATCGTAATTATACTCTACACTTTGGTAAATTTCGGTATCTTTAACGGAAACAAATCTACTTGGCCTCCGTTTTATTAAATCATAATATATATCCGTTCTGACACCGTTCCCCAATTTTCTTTGGATCTTAAGCTCTCCATCTTCTAAGATAGGGCCTTGGTATTGAACGATTGGAAATTCGGAACCGCTTCCATCTCCAGGAGTCAATGTAATCCCGGAAAGAAATCCTGCCTCGGAATATAAGTTTTTTGAAATACTT includes the following:
- a CDS encoding TetR/AcrR family transcriptional regulator, encoding MKLETSGSRRQDNKTKNRNAILNAARRVFATIGFEACSTREIIRESGLAQGTFYNYYKDKESVMQDIADELAEGIRRGIREARAKAETPLAFLSDAYFAVFHVMMQDRIHLDLLTRNRDIIRGYLFQGGSMTYILEELDSDLERMVSKGGFPAHPIRITSVMMVAAGFEAMVLLAREDGYNLRKLSDYLGLLFQGGITNVSTVIQEDRELLGG
- a CDS encoding TIGR04452 family lipoprotein, which produces MKRIYITMLITVLMANCIAVDTLGLTDTYKGDVAKDKLLAAAKIGDYMTATAYFTDQGYTGSQLDSYVLAQVMLASFIDETVFNLDESKYYKKHDVDTCALVIKFLGVAADLDSFTSYLSNKTCNLVPNDLFLDRHMGTSTNSPHKT